From a single Marinobacter sp. SS13-12 genomic region:
- a CDS encoding AAA family ATPase, protein MTAIDSRPYNKSHQTAMTRKTLGLTRKPNKDAKPVAKEAEAMVEVEGEADPQKRFLNGVAINPTPGIRLESGSEKLTVRAMDLITPIGMGQRGLIVAPPGSGKSTILKDICQAVGKAYPDIKLYALLIDERPEEVTDFKRSVPAEVHASSSDESYAHHARVADELFDIARQQAGEGHNVMIVIDSLTRLARVHNAERKSSGRTMSGGVDARAMEIPRRLFGAARNIENGGSLTILATVYWCLLALYIKGGF, encoded by the coding sequence TTGACTGCGATCGATAGCCGCCCATATAACAAGAGCCATCAAACAGCTATGACGAGAAAGACATTAGGTTTAACCCGGAAACCAAATAAAGACGCTAAACCAGTGGCTAAGGAAGCCGAAGCTATGGTTGAGGTTGAAGGTGAGGCTGATCCACAAAAACGTTTTTTAAACGGTGTGGCTATCAATCCAACGCCGGGGATTCGCCTGGAGTCAGGTTCCGAAAAACTCACGGTGCGCGCGATGGATTTGATCACGCCGATTGGAATGGGGCAGCGGGGTTTGATAGTTGCACCGCCGGGGTCTGGAAAGTCGACGATTTTAAAAGATATTTGCCAAGCGGTGGGAAAGGCGTATCCCGACATTAAACTTTACGCGTTATTGATCGATGAGCGACCCGAAGAGGTGACTGATTTCAAGCGTAGCGTCCCGGCTGAGGTACACGCTTCTTCTTCGGATGAAAGCTATGCTCATCACGCTCGCGTTGCCGATGAGCTTTTTGATATCGCTCGCCAACAAGCTGGCGAGGGTCACAACGTCATGATTGTGATTGATTCTCTCACGAGGCTTGCGCGTGTGCACAATGCGGAGCGAAAGAGCAGCGGTCGTACTATGTCTGGCGGGGTTGATGCTCGAGCGATGGAGATCCCGCGCAGGTTGTTTGGCGCTGCACGAAACATTGAAAATGGCGGCTCGCTTACCATTTTGGCAACCGTGTACTGGTGCCTGCTGGCGTTATACATCAAAGGAGGATTCTGA